Proteins encoded by one window of Candidatus Saccharibacteria bacterium:
- a CDS encoding AI-2E family transporter, which yields MSQRSERRIVVISPLSFLYLIIAGVLAWAVWNTLGIMVSLFAAAVFATALNPLVNYLERNLKIRRGIAVVVIMLGFVLALGLVVYIVVPAIIGQVQSISAHWKEYRDQMQTALKSQPMLLNAFNQFTQKLSRSDQISSQISGYLTGVVGSFLGALTFFVFLIYMLVSGKHFANYVADLLPNSQHKKRFLTIAHDVSYRLGYWLRGQAVLCLIIAVMSFVVLTIFGIPYALSLAILAGLFEAVPMIGAYLGAILPIVVAFTISPWRALIILVAFIIMQQVEGNVFVPLVMRKALGIHPLVVLLAALIGGSLFGFVGVLVAVPVTAAVSVILGSINKEAVIERAVASTKGK from the coding sequence GTGAGCCAACGTAGCGAACGACGAATCGTTGTAATATCACCACTGTCGTTTTTGTATTTAATCATTGCGGGGGTCTTGGCCTGGGCAGTTTGGAACACACTGGGAATCATGGTTTCATTATTTGCAGCTGCGGTTTTTGCTACGGCTCTAAACCCTCTAGTGAACTACCTAGAAAGGAATCTAAAAATTCGCCGTGGCATAGCAGTAGTTGTGATTATGCTAGGCTTTGTATTAGCCCTTGGGCTTGTAGTCTATATTGTGGTGCCAGCTATTATTGGCCAGGTTCAATCTATCTCGGCTCACTGGAAAGAATACCGCGATCAAATGCAAACTGCTCTAAAGAGCCAGCCAATGCTTTTGAATGCTTTTAATCAATTTACTCAGAAACTGAGTCGCTCAGATCAAATTTCTAGCCAAATTAGTGGCTACCTAACTGGCGTGGTTGGCAGCTTCCTGGGGGCGCTTACATTCTTTGTGTTTCTAATTTATATGCTGGTTAGTGGCAAGCATTTTGCCAACTATGTAGCTGACTTGTTGCCAAATTCACAACACAAGAAGCGGTTTTTAACTATTGCCCACGATGTTTCGTATAGATTAGGCTACTGGCTGCGCGGTCAGGCGGTGCTTTGTTTAATAATTGCAGTTATGTCGTTTGTAGTTCTAACCATATTTGGCATACCCTATGCCTTGAGTTTGGCAATTCTTGCAGGGCTCTTCGAGGCTGTGCCTATGATTGGTGCTTACTTGGGCGCAATATTGCCAATAGTGGTGGCTTTTACTATATCGCCATGGCGAGCACTAATTATTCTGGTTGCCTTTATCATTATGCAGCAAGTAGAGGGTAACGTTTTTGTGCCGTTAGTAATGCGCAAGGCTCTGGGTATCCACCCGCTAGTAGTCTTGTTGGCGGCTCTAATAGGCGGTAGCCTGTTTGGCTTTGTGGGTGTACTGGTGGCTGTGCCAGTTACGGCAGCCGTATCGGTTATCTTGGGCTCTATCAACAAAGAAGCCGTGATTGAACGAGCTGTGGCCAGCACTAAGGGTAAGTAA
- the miaA gene encoding tRNA (adenosine(37)-N6)-dimethylallyltransferase MiaA: MSKMITIVGPTGSGKSAMAMKLAEGFNGQIICADSRTVYRGMDIGTAKPSKVDQSKVKHYLLDIVDPDEVFSVAEFKETALEAIKEVSESKHLSIMAGGSGLYIDSVLFDYKFRDQPKPKQELSGLSDEELVSLATALHPNTKLESKNLRRVKQLIARGPAQDADRRMQKVDSLVLGIYIEKLMLKQNITNRAEQFLNNGFVQEVEDLVNKYGADAPGLQSTGYAAVVEYLSGKLKKEELKEKIVADTMKLAKKQLTWFKRNPDIVWLNDYDQARGFVQEYLQS, from the coding sequence ATGTCTAAAATGATTACAATCGTAGGACCCACTGGATCCGGTAAGTCGGCTATGGCCATGAAGTTGGCCGAGGGATTCAATGGTCAGATAATCTGCGCTGACTCCAGAACCGTTTACAGAGGTATGGACATTGGTACGGCCAAGCCAAGTAAAGTTGATCAGTCTAAAGTTAAGCATTACTTACTAGATATCGTTGATCCAGATGAAGTATTTAGTGTGGCTGAGTTCAAAGAGACGGCCTTAGAAGCAATTAAAGAGGTTAGTGAGTCTAAGCATTTGTCAATAATGGCAGGTGGCAGTGGTTTGTATATCGACTCGGTGCTGTTTGATTACAAATTTCGAGATCAGCCTAAGCCCAAACAAGAACTATCTGGCTTAAGCGATGAAGAATTGGTAAGCCTAGCCACCGCTTTGCACCCAAATACTAAGTTGGAAAGCAAAAATCTCCGCCGCGTGAAGCAGTTAATAGCCCGTGGACCAGCTCAAGATGCTGATAGGCGAATGCAAAAAGTAGACTCGTTGGTCTTGGGTATTTATATAGAAAAGCTTATGCTAAAGCAGAATATAACTAATAGAGCAGAGCAGTTTTTGAACAACGGATTTGTACAGGAAGTTGAGGATCTAGTTAATAAATATGGTGCCGATGCTCCTGGCTTGCAAAGCACTGGCTATGCCGCAGTCGTTGAATATTTGAGTGGCAAGCTCAAAAAAGAAGAACTAAAAGAAAAGATAGTTGCCGACACCATGAAGCTAGCAAAGAAGCAGTTAACTTGGTTTAAGCGCAACCCCGATATTGTTTGGTTAAACGATTACGACCAGGCGAGGGGCTTTGTGCAGGAGTATTTGCAGAGTTAG
- a CDS encoding GNAT family N-acetyltransferase → MESKPMPPEDEPRIEIKLCTENDLALLNKAIPAPGYHENRFEQQKLGKSSYLIAWQNGVPMGHLNLKWEGSDQPSVEQYLTDTPELNAIGVWPPEKRSLGIGRQLIAQAEAIAKERGFKQVALAVALDNPRAKTLYDKLGYHDWGHGEYIDSWVEKDSDGKEIHHNDPCHYLVKNLEK, encoded by the coding sequence ATGGAATCAAAACCTATGCCTCCAGAAGATGAGCCTCGGATTGAAATAAAGCTATGCACCGAAAACGATTTGGCCCTGCTTAATAAAGCTATTCCTGCTCCCGGGTATCATGAGAACCGATTTGAACAACAGAAGTTAGGTAAAAGCAGCTATCTTATTGCGTGGCAAAATGGGGTACCAATGGGCCACTTGAACCTTAAATGGGAAGGTAGCGATCAACCAAGTGTGGAGCAATATTTAACAGACACCCCTGAATTAAACGCAATTGGTGTATGGCCACCGGAAAAACGCTCACTCGGTATTGGCCGTCAACTAATAGCACAAGCTGAAGCTATCGCAAAGGAAAGAGGATTTAAACAGGTAGCACTTGCAGTTGCTTTGGATAATCCGCGCGCCAAGACATTGTATGACAAGCTTGGTTACCACGACTGGGGGCATGGTGAATACATCGATAGTTGGGTAGAAAAGGATAGTGATGGTAAGGAAATTCACCATAACGACCCTTGCCATTATCTGGTTAAGAATCTAGAAAAATAA
- a CDS encoding glutamine amidotransferase, which produces MNIYGDYGNIICLRKRLQWRGLDCEVAEVEAGEALPKNFDMIFIGGGQDRGQIRVAEDLQHKKHQLVEAVEDGLPALAICGGYQLFGDYFLSSDYGQLPGIGVFPVVTKATQTRMIGNVVLQSQAFGTLVGFENHSGATELYDNARPLGKVNKGYGNDPTKKFEGVIYNNGIGTYLHGSFLPKNPQVADHLLQIAATRRSNDLELSPLDDSLAKKAALIAQKRPQ; this is translated from the coding sequence ATGAACATTTATGGTGACTACGGCAATATAATCTGCCTGCGCAAGCGCTTACAATGGCGAGGTTTAGATTGTGAGGTGGCGGAAGTTGAGGCTGGTGAGGCGTTGCCGAAAAATTTTGACATGATTTTTATTGGCGGCGGTCAAGATAGGGGGCAAATTAGAGTGGCCGAAGATCTGCAGCACAAAAAACATCAACTGGTTGAGGCCGTTGAAGACGGGCTACCGGCGCTGGCTATTTGTGGCGGCTATCAGTTGTTTGGTGATTACTTCTTGAGCTCTGATTATGGTCAGCTTCCAGGTATAGGTGTTTTCCCGGTGGTTACTAAGGCTACTCAGACCAGAATGATCGGCAATGTCGTGCTACAGAGTCAGGCTTTCGGAACCTTGGTGGGGTTTGAAAACCATTCTGGTGCCACCGAGCTCTATGACAATGCTAGGCCGCTTGGCAAAGTTAATAAGGGTTATGGCAATGATCCCACAAAGAAATTTGAAGGCGTAATTTATAACAATGGCATTGGTACTTATTTACACGGCTCGTTCCTACCCAAGAACCCTCAGGTTGCTGATCACTTATTGCAAATAGCAGCTACTCGCCGCTCAAATGATCTCGAGCTTAGTCCGCTAGATGACAGCCTAGCGAAAAAAGCTGCTCTTATTGCTCAAAAAAGACCTCAGTAA
- a CDS encoding DUF1727 domain-containing protein, translating to MKHSAAILIAKTILRLNRLTGSGGTAMPGLVAKKLYPDILKALAEINFPDGVIVVTGTNGKTTTSKMISDILTKAGISHIHNRAGSNLERGIIATILEHADSKGRCKARMGLFEVDEAYVPSVSSQLQPRYIVITNLFRDQLDRYGELDKTATRLGDALLKLNTKAILNADDPLVASLGLNLKDDKRVVYFGISDYKGNKTEHDYALDSVFDPNTGDMLKYSQRYFGHLGIYSAPNSSFKRPKPSVDLVSMLKNDQEGSKFEVENEKTKLNLQLPLGGTYNIYNALAAVALAITMGLEPKAVELALAESSAAFGRMETIEYDERKLLLLLIKNPTGFNQIIQTYLKSDLQKPLWLIINDKLADGRDVSWLWDSALEDIKDYAGAIVVSGTRAYDMALRLKYAGIDKNVSIEPELEDGLRAVINKVQVGETVHVLPTYTAMLALREKLVKDTKGKEFWQ from the coding sequence ATGAAGCATTCGGCTGCAATATTGATAGCAAAGACAATACTCCGGCTTAATCGTCTAACCGGCAGTGGCGGCACCGCCATGCCGGGCTTGGTGGCCAAGAAGCTTTATCCTGACATCCTCAAAGCCTTGGCAGAAATTAACTTTCCAGATGGCGTGATTGTAGTAACCGGCACCAACGGCAAGACCACCACTTCCAAGATGATCTCGGATATACTAACTAAGGCTGGCATTAGCCACATTCACAATCGAGCTGGCTCGAACCTAGAGCGCGGCATAATTGCCACCATACTTGAGCACGCTGACTCCAAGGGTAGGTGTAAGGCTAGAATGGGTCTGTTTGAGGTCGACGAGGCCTATGTACCCTCGGTAAGTTCCCAGTTGCAACCACGCTACATCGTAATTACTAATCTATTCAGAGACCAGCTCGACAGATATGGTGAGCTCGACAAAACAGCCACCAGACTCGGTGACGCCTTGCTCAAATTAAACACCAAAGCCATCTTAAATGCCGACGACCCACTGGTAGCGAGCTTGGGCTTGAACTTGAAAGATGATAAGCGGGTGGTCTACTTCGGCATATCTGATTACAAGGGCAATAAAACCGAACATGACTATGCGCTAGACAGTGTGTTCGATCCAAACACCGGCGACATGTTGAAGTATTCACAACGATATTTTGGTCATTTGGGTATTTATAGCGCCCCCAACTCTAGCTTTAAACGACCCAAACCATCTGTAGATCTGGTTAGTATGTTAAAAAACGATCAAGAGGGTAGCAAGTTTGAGGTTGAGAATGAAAAAACTAAGCTAAACCTACAACTACCCCTGGGCGGAACCTACAATATATACAATGCCCTGGCCGCTGTCGCACTGGCTATTACTATGGGGTTAGAACCCAAAGCTGTAGAATTGGCATTGGCGGAATCTTCGGCTGCATTTGGGCGCATGGAGACAATTGAGTACGATGAGCGCAAATTATTGTTGTTGCTAATCAAAAATCCGACCGGTTTTAACCAGATAATTCAGACTTATCTTAAATCAGATTTGCAGAAACCTCTTTGGTTAATCATTAATGACAAGCTTGCCGATGGCCGAGACGTGTCGTGGCTGTGGGACAGCGCTTTGGAGGATATTAAGGACTATGCTGGTGCGATTGTGGTGAGCGGCACCCGAGCATATGACATGGCGCTACGGTTGAAATATGCTGGCATTGATAAGAATGTTTCGATTGAGCCTGAGCTAGAAGATGGGCTTAGGGCGGTTATTAATAAGGTTCAGGTGGGTGAAACGGTGCATGTATTACCAACCTATACAGCTATGCTGGCGTTGCGAGAAAAGCTAGTAAAGGACACTAAGGGCAAAGAGTTTTGGCAGTGA
- the thrS gene encoding threonine--tRNA ligase, whose product MAEQKLEVIRHSLAHIMAAAVQKLHPEAQFGVGPVVENGFYYDMKLNSTLKPEDLKAVEKEMRAIIGSKVDFEREDWDIDKAIEYFADHKQPFKVELLNDLKTKGSTAVADAGDSDLVDVAAKVTTVSVYKTGNFVDLCRGPHVKNTGDIDANGFKLTKISGAYWRGNEDNPQLQRIYGVAFEDKDQLQKNLQMLEEAEKRDHRKLSEQLGIYMLSPVVGAGLPLMLPRGEKIKAILKDYMRQKEESLGYKYVSTPVLAHEELYKQSGHADYYTDDMFSLTDSEGQRFYIKPMNCPHHHQIYKKLVTSYRDLPLKLAEDDGLYRHELSGTLTGLIRVRGPITQNDAHIYVTEQQCEEEFGKFIDLFKEVYKEVGIKDYWFRLSLPDFKKDKFVGKKSTWENASNIIRKVLKDKNVDFVEAEGEAAFYGPKADIQVKNVLGKEDTIATCQVDILVPHRMGLKYVDEEGEEKAPLIIHRAILGSYERFMAFMIEQTAGVFPLWLAPEQVRVLPISEKFVDYAQSISSKLKENGVRHQVDDSSESLGKRIRNAELMKVPYVVVVGEKEQESKTVAVRKYGQGDLGSQSVDEFVTTLLKNTSERSLD is encoded by the coding sequence ATGGCAGAACAAAAGTTAGAGGTAATTCGACATAGCCTAGCGCACATTATGGCCGCGGCGGTACAAAAACTGCACCCCGAGGCTCAGTTCGGCGTTGGCCCGGTGGTAGAGAACGGTTTTTACTACGACATGAAGCTCAATTCGACCTTAAAACCCGAAGATCTTAAGGCCGTTGAGAAGGAGATGAGGGCAATTATTGGTTCTAAGGTCGATTTTGAGCGGGAAGACTGGGATATCGACAAAGCAATTGAGTATTTTGCTGATCACAAGCAACCTTTTAAGGTAGAACTGCTCAACGACCTCAAAACCAAGGGTTCTACGGCTGTAGCCGACGCTGGCGATAGTGATTTGGTAGATGTTGCTGCCAAAGTTACAACAGTGAGTGTGTACAAGACTGGAAATTTTGTAGATTTATGTCGCGGGCCCCACGTAAAAAATACTGGCGACATCGATGCCAACGGCTTTAAACTTACCAAAATTAGCGGTGCCTACTGGCGAGGTAATGAAGATAACCCTCAGCTCCAACGAATTTATGGTGTGGCATTCGAAGATAAAGACCAGCTTCAAAAAAACCTGCAAATGCTCGAAGAAGCCGAAAAGCGCGACCATCGCAAACTAAGCGAACAACTAGGAATTTATATGCTTTCACCGGTTGTGGGTGCCGGTTTGCCCCTTATGTTACCTCGGGGAGAAAAGATCAAAGCAATTCTTAAAGACTACATGCGCCAAAAAGAAGAATCACTGGGTTACAAGTATGTTTCTACGCCGGTTTTGGCCCACGAAGAACTTTATAAGCAATCAGGCCATGCTGATTATTATACCGATGATATGTTTAGTTTGACTGATAGTGAAGGGCAGAGATTTTATATAAAACCAATGAATTGCCCTCATCATCACCAGATTTACAAAAAACTTGTAACTAGTTATCGTGACTTGCCACTTAAGCTCGCCGAAGATGACGGTCTTTATAGACATGAGCTATCCGGGACACTGACGGGACTAATTCGAGTTCGAGGCCCTATTACCCAAAACGATGCGCATATTTATGTTACTGAGCAGCAATGTGAAGAAGAATTCGGTAAATTTATAGATTTATTTAAGGAGGTTTACAAGGAGGTAGGTATAAAAGATTACTGGTTCAGATTATCACTACCTGACTTTAAGAAAGATAAATTCGTAGGCAAAAAGAGTACATGGGAGAATGCAAGCAATATAATTCGCAAGGTTTTGAAAGACAAAAATGTTGATTTTGTAGAAGCCGAAGGAGAGGCCGCATTTTATGGGCCTAAAGCCGACATTCAAGTAAAGAATGTGCTTGGCAAAGAAGATACGATCGCAACCTGTCAGGTGGATATTCTGGTGCCACATCGTATGGGCTTGAAATATGTCGATGAAGAAGGTGAAGAAAAAGCGCCTCTAATTATTCACCGGGCTATACTTGGTTCTTACGAACGCTTTATGGCTTTTATGATCGAGCAAACAGCTGGAGTGTTTCCATTATGGCTGGCACCAGAACAGGTGCGAGTGCTGCCGATCTCAGAGAAATTTGTTGATTATGCTCAAAGTATTTCCTCTAAGCTCAAAGAAAACGGCGTTCGACACCAGGTTGACGACTCCAGCGAGTCGCTAGGCAAGCGCATCCGCAACGCTGAGCTCATGAAGGTGCCATATGTAGTGGTGGTGGGCGAGAAAGAGCAAGAATCTAAGACTGTGGCGGTGCGCAAATACGGCCAGGGTGATCTGGGCAGCCAGTCCGTTGATGAGTTTGTTACAACATTATTGAAAAACACATCTGAACGCAGCTTAGACTAA
- a CDS encoding laccase domain-containing protein gives MQSVKATQEEYNEVMIQSKLLSQFPELVQAVTDKSDGNFAFRFEDKQKVIENRQRLFRKLDLDPEKTVAIKCQQSDDYEIATSEDAGSFYDPQSGLELDALITTDKNLTLTLTIADCRPIILYDPEHKVVAMVHVGRNGAEKKLLQKVAQALVDKYTTDVNKLVMFMGPGISANSYVFENVDTLDTKVWGSYISKRADGYHLNPKNFVLSQALQIGLRDENIEVSDIDTYSDLNYYSNYRSYHQGDSEGRIIAVVCLK, from the coding sequence TTGCAATCTGTAAAAGCCACGCAAGAGGAGTATAATGAGGTTATGATCCAATCTAAGCTTTTAAGCCAGTTTCCAGAGCTTGTGCAGGCGGTTACCGACAAATCGGATGGCAACTTTGCTTTCCGGTTCGAAGACAAGCAGAAGGTGATAGAAAACCGCCAGAGGTTATTTCGTAAGCTAGATCTAGACCCAGAAAAAACAGTCGCTATCAAGTGTCAGCAATCAGACGACTATGAGATAGCTACAAGCGAGGATGCAGGCAGCTTCTATGATCCCCAATCAGGACTTGAGCTAGATGCCCTGATAACCACCGATAAGAACCTGACTCTAACCTTAACGATTGCTGATTGCCGGCCAATAATACTGTACGACCCTGAGCACAAGGTGGTTGCTATGGTTCATGTGGGCAGAAATGGAGCCGAAAAGAAGCTTTTACAGAAGGTAGCACAAGCTTTAGTAGACAAATATACAACAGATGTTAATAAACTAGTTATGTTTATGGGTCCGGGCATTTCTGCCAACTCATATGTGTTCGAAAATGTTGATACGCTCGACACCAAGGTATGGGGTAGTTACATCAGTAAGAGGGCCGATGGCTATCACTTGAACCCTAAAAACTTTGTGTTGTCTCAAGCACTACAAATTGGGTTAAGAGATGAGAATATTGAGGTTTCGGATATCGATACATATTCGGACCTAAACTATTACTCTAACTATCGATCTTATCACCAGGGTGACTCTGAAGGTCGAATTATAGCTGTTGTGTGCCTAAAATAA
- a CDS encoding MBL fold metallo-hydrolase yields MDITYSKKDGFKVATKHFSGVLDPTENPSKLKDLVLLSTGLDQAKPEGTVFDSPGEYEVQGCMIDGIDLGDGKTGYALEVDGLRTGYIPAGVESLNDKQIEVYDSLDILILPVVGEKAEATNKIIGQFEPRVIIPYDYDSKQFELLGAEFGGEVQKTERFKVNAKDLDVEKQVLVAIK; encoded by the coding sequence ATGGATATAACCTACAGCAAAAAAGACGGGTTTAAGGTGGCGACTAAGCATTTTTCGGGCGTTTTGGATCCAACCGAAAACCCAAGCAAACTAAAAGATCTGGTTTTGTTGAGTACTGGGTTGGATCAAGCTAAGCCGGAGGGGACAGTCTTTGATAGTCCAGGCGAGTACGAGGTGCAGGGCTGCATGATTGATGGCATAGATCTAGGAGACGGCAAAACCGGCTACGCTCTAGAGGTTGATGGCTTAAGAACCGGCTACATCCCGGCGGGTGTGGAGTCGCTCAACGACAAGCAGATTGAAGTTTACGACTCGCTAGACATACTGATACTGCCGGTAGTCGGCGAGAAGGCCGAGGCCACCAACAAGATTATTGGCCAATTTGAACCGAGAGTTATCATTCCTTACGACTACGATTCGAAGCAGTTTGAACTGCTAGGTGCCGAATTTGGCGGCGAAGTTCAGAAAACCGAGCGCTTCAAGGTTAACGCCAAGGATCTAGACGTCGAAAAGCAGGTGTTAGTAGCTATAAAATAG
- a CDS encoding site-2 protease family protein, which translates to MDLAYTIIGYVIILVVVITVHEFCHAWAGHMLGDVTAKAHGRLTLNPMAHIDPFMTLILPVALILLGSPVVFGAAKPVPFNPYAVRHGKWGAALVALAGPMSNLAMAAFVALYLRILPIQGIPGQFLLQFVLINIAFFIFNMIPFPPLDGSRVLYAVLPPGATDVMDKIEQYGLIGVFVFLLIFYRFLAPVMATAVSGMASFLLGQPVVLT; encoded by the coding sequence ATGGATTTGGCTTATACCATTATTGGCTATGTAATTATCTTGGTGGTGGTGATCACCGTGCACGAGTTTTGCCACGCTTGGGCCGGGCATATGCTAGGCGATGTTACGGCCAAGGCCCACGGACGGCTTACCCTTAACCCAATGGCTCACATCGATCCATTTATGACTTTGATTCTACCAGTCGCCCTGATTCTACTGGGCAGCCCGGTGGTATTTGGGGCTGCCAAACCAGTGCCCTTTAACCCTTACGCTGTGCGACATGGCAAATGGGGGGCGGCACTGGTAGCTTTGGCTGGGCCTATGAGCAACCTAGCCATGGCTGCATTTGTAGCCCTGTATCTTAGAATTCTACCGATTCAGGGTATTCCTGGTCAGTTTTTGCTGCAGTTTGTGCTGATTAACATAGCCTTCTTTATATTCAATATGATCCCGTTCCCACCGCTCGATGGCAGTAGGGTGCTGTACGCAGTTTTGCCACCGGGGGCTACCGATGTCATGGACAAGATCGAGCAGTATGGTTTGATTGGGGTGTTTGTCTTTTTGTTGATATTTTACAGATTCTTGGCGCCGGTAATGGCCACTGCTGTATCTGGCATGGCTAGCTTTTTGCTGGGCCAGCCAGTTGTCCTAACTTAA
- a CDS encoding glycine-rich domain-containing protein-like: MSTHTIELPELSVDLVEKAKRSTGPLADMDEESLKVIERRYRQFLALARDHRDVNLVPTREIDEMWHVHMLCPVAYFDDCTQIAGQIMDHDGGFGRADGEVEEWRRQWNETSAIWEREFQESYGPDMMTCDNGWGRMLPRS, encoded by the coding sequence TTGAGTACCCACACAATCGAGCTGCCCGAGCTCAGCGTGGACCTCGTCGAGAAGGCCAAGCGTTCCACCGGTCCGCTTGCCGACATGGACGAGGAGAGCCTGAAGGTCATCGAGCGTCGCTACCGCCAGTTCCTGGCGTTGGCACGCGACCACCGTGACGTCAACCTCGTCCCCACTCGCGAGATCGACGAGATGTGGCACGTCCACATGCTGTGTCCTGTCGCCTACTTCGACGACTGCACCCAGATCGCCGGCCAGATCATGGACCATGATGGCGGGTTCGGTCGCGCCGATGGCGAGGTCGAGGAGTGGCGCCGCCAGTGGAACGAGACCTCGGCCATCTGGGAGCGCGAGTTCCAGGAGAGCTACGGACCCGACATGATGACCTGCGACAACGGCTGGGGCCGCATGCTTCCGCGCTCCTGA
- a CDS encoding 50S ribosomal protein L25 codes for MNQQQITLQASSREVFGKKTKKLRLEGKIPAIVYGNSQDNQAVELDHYAFERVFASAGQNTIIALKLDDAQPLNILIQDVERDPLTGNLTHADLYRVNMTQEIKANVPLHFVGEAPAVYQQEGVLLTNLEEIEIETLPGKLPANIEVDISGLDDFEKAIHVSDLNIPEGVEVLVDGEELVAKVDPPRSEEELEALDEDIVEELPEEEGAEGEAAEGEEGGEATAEGGGEAKAEAKTDEGGKKEDK; via the coding sequence ATGAATCAACAGCAGATTACACTGCAAGCCAGCAGCCGTGAGGTTTTTGGCAAAAAAACCAAGAAGCTTCGTTTGGAAGGCAAAATTCCGGCGATTGTTTATGGCAACAGCCAAGACAACCAAGCTGTGGAACTCGATCACTATGCCTTCGAGCGAGTGTTTGCTAGTGCTGGTCAGAACACCATTATTGCTCTCAAACTCGACGATGCTCAGCCGTTGAATATTCTAATTCAAGATGTTGAGCGCGACCCGCTAACTGGCAACCTAACCCATGCCGATCTTTATCGTGTGAACATGACTCAAGAGATCAAAGCCAATGTGCCGTTGCACTTTGTGGGCGAGGCTCCAGCCGTGTATCAGCAAGAAGGCGTGCTATTAACCAACCTCGAAGAAATTGAAATCGAGACCCTGCCAGGTAAGCTGCCGGCTAATATCGAGGTCGATATATCTGGTCTAGATGACTTCGAAAAGGCCATTCACGTGAGTGATCTTAACATTCCCGAAGGCGTCGAAGTTCTGGTAGACGGTGAGGAACTAGTTGCCAAGGTTGATCCACCTCGCAGCGAAGAAGAGCTCGAGGCTCTCGATGAAGATATTGTCGAAGAGTTGCCGGAAGAAGAAGGCGCTGAAGGCGAAGCTGCCGAGGGCGAAGAGGGCGGTGAAGCTACTGCCGAAGGCGGTGGCGAGGCTAAGGCCGAAGCCAAAACAGATGAGGGCGGTAAAAAAGAAGACAAGTAA
- a CDS encoding winged helix-turn-helix transcriptional regulator codes for MIEQLFGSKTRVKLLSLFYNNPERPFYVREITRKIDEQINSVRRELQNLLNIGVVRSVNQGNRLYYEVNPKYKFFHEFQSIFSRIPAKSKEIKQTKEDDQILKRIQKTGNVKVLFLTGAFVRGSDQVIDIFIVGDVNKARLAQIISEMEKELSRELNYTTMRLEDFDYRRSLNDRFLTDILDAKKVVLMDQLNIFKVDENDNSTEQAVEAAVDKELVKIDVSSGNPDITVAEAGKLSREAK; via the coding sequence ATGATTGAACAACTGTTTGGATCAAAAACTCGGGTTAAGCTTTTGAGCTTATTTTACAATAATCCCGAACGACCCTTTTACGTTCGTGAAATCACTCGTAAAATTGATGAGCAGATTAACTCGGTTCGTCGCGAACTTCAGAACTTACTGAATATTGGCGTGGTGCGATCGGTCAATCAAGGTAACCGTTTGTACTACGAGGTTAACCCCAAATATAAGTTTTTTCATGAATTCCAATCGATCTTTAGTCGTATTCCAGCTAAGTCCAAAGAGATTAAGCAAACCAAAGAAGACGATCAAATATTAAAGCGCATTCAAAAAACTGGTAACGTTAAGGTGCTGTTTCTGACCGGTGCTTTTGTGCGCGGTAGCGACCAGGTGATAGATATATTTATTGTTGGTGATGTTAATAAGGCTCGTTTGGCACAGATAATTTCGGAAATGGAGAAGGAATTGAGTCGAGAGCTTAATTACACTACTATGCGTCTCGAAGACTTTGACTACCGTCGCAGCCTAAACGACCGTTTTTTAACCGACATTCTGGATGCCAAAAAAGTAGTTCTCATGGATCAACTAAACATCTTCAAGGTCGACGAAAACGACAATTCAACCGAGCAAGCAGTTGAAGCCGCTGTCGACAAGGAGCTAGTTAAGATCGATGTGTCGTCTGGCAACCCAGACATTACCGTGGCCGAGGCTGGTAAATTAAGCAGAGAAGCTAAGTGA
- a CDS encoding 50S ribosomal protein L28, with protein sequence MAQKCDITGKGKMYGHNVSHSMRATNRAWKPNLQTKTLVIDGQKVRLKLAASTIRTLKKYERQLETESAGQRSAKVAKKEA encoded by the coding sequence ATGGCTCAAAAATGCGACATTACAGGTAAGGGCAAGATGTATGGCCACAACGTTAGTCACTCCATGCGGGCTACTAACCGCGCCTGGAAGCCCAACTTGCAAACTAAAACCTTGGTCATCGATGGCCAAAAGGTTCGTCTTAAGTTAGCTGCTAGCACGATCCGCACGCTCAAAAAGTATGAGCGTCAGCTCGAAACCGAGTCCGCTGGCCAGCGAAGCGCCAAAGTAGCAAAAAAAGAGGCTTAA